The Hydrogenophaga crocea genome contains a region encoding:
- a CDS encoding bactofilin family protein, which produces MALQFGKRDNEQARPLGSGMASPRPTPGAYGSTAPSTSSPEPQTPAASQPAASTATATPEGGSKLIVGPNIKLKGVEIQDCDTLFVEGTVEATMDSRVIQIAQQGAFKGSAEVDVAEVHGTIDGNLTVRQKLVIHATGKVTGRIRYGKVVIEEGGQLSGDVECAAAATGKATQAAGSKPSMALAA; this is translated from the coding sequence ATGGCACTGCAGTTCGGCAAACGCGACAACGAGCAAGCCCGTCCGCTGGGTTCCGGCATGGCCAGCCCGCGCCCCACCCCCGGCGCTTACGGCAGCACCGCCCCGTCCACGTCCAGTCCCGAACCGCAGACCCCGGCGGCCAGCCAGCCGGCCGCGAGCACCGCCACGGCCACGCCCGAAGGCGGCAGCAAGCTCATCGTGGGCCCGAACATCAAGCTCAAGGGCGTCGAGATCCAGGACTGCGACACGCTGTTCGTCGAAGGCACGGTGGAGGCCACGATGGACTCGCGCGTGATCCAGATCGCGCAGCAGGGCGCGTTCAAGGGTTCGGCCGAGGTCGACGTGGCCGAGGTGCACGGCACCATCGATGGCAACCTCACGGTGCGCCAGAAGCTCGTGATCCACGCCACCGGCAAGGTCACGGGCCGCATCCGCTACGGCAAGGTCGTGATCGAGGAAGGCGGCCAGCTCTCGGGCGACGTCGAATGCGCGGCCGCGGCGACGGGCAAGGCCACGCAGGCCGCGGGCAGCAAGCCGTCCATGGCGCTGGCGGCCTGA
- a CDS encoding crotonase/enoyl-CoA hydratase family protein, which translates to MPVFDTLRIDHDPQNPRVARLLLNRAEHYNAITDRTPADIRAAVEWANADPAVHVIVVEGAGKGFCGGYDLVHYGQGDIDHPCQQERHPWDPMADYAVMKRNTEDFMSLWRSAKPTIAKVHGAAVAGGSDIALCCDLLVIAEDARIGYMPTRVWGCPTTAMWTYRLGPARAKQLMFTGDVIDGRTALAWGLANEAVPADQLDARTMALAERIAGVPSSHLAMHKLVVNQVMLTMGLEQSQQMATVFDGITRHNPEGLWFRRYAQEKGFKAAVQWRDSGQPIPEGDEARALIREMESRRPPRG; encoded by the coding sequence ATGCCCGTTTTCGACACCCTGCGCATCGACCACGACCCGCAGAACCCGCGCGTGGCGCGGCTGCTGCTCAACCGCGCCGAGCACTACAACGCGATCACCGACCGCACGCCGGCCGACATCCGCGCCGCGGTGGAATGGGCCAACGCCGACCCGGCCGTGCACGTGATCGTGGTGGAAGGCGCGGGCAAGGGCTTCTGCGGCGGCTACGACCTGGTGCACTACGGCCAGGGCGATATCGACCACCCCTGCCAGCAGGAACGCCACCCCTGGGACCCGATGGCCGACTACGCCGTGATGAAGCGCAACACCGAGGACTTCATGAGCCTGTGGCGCAGCGCCAAGCCCACCATCGCCAAGGTGCACGGCGCGGCCGTGGCCGGCGGCAGCGACATTGCGCTGTGCTGCGACCTGCTGGTGATCGCCGAAGACGCGCGCATCGGCTACATGCCCACGCGCGTGTGGGGCTGCCCCACCACCGCCATGTGGACCTACCGGCTCGGCCCGGCGCGCGCCAAGCAGCTCATGTTCACGGGCGACGTGATCGACGGCCGCACCGCACTCGCCTGGGGCCTGGCCAACGAGGCCGTGCCCGCCGACCAGCTCGACGCGCGCACGATGGCGCTGGCCGAACGCATCGCGGGCGTGCCCTCGTCGCACCTGGCCATGCACAAGCTGGTGGTCAACCAGGTGATGCTCACCATGGGCCTCGAACAATCGCAGCAGATGGCCACCGTGTTCGACGGCATCACGCGCCACAACCCCGAGGGCCTGTGGTTCCGCCGCTATGCCCAGGAAAAGGGCTTCAAGGCCGCGGTGCAGTGGCGCGACAGCGGCCAGCCCATCCCCGAGGGCGATGAGGCGCGCGCGCTGATCCGCGAAATGGAGTCGCGCCGGCCGCCGCGCGGCTGA
- a CDS encoding FAD-dependent monooxygenase, producing the protein MNPTLPERIPVAIAGGGPVGLTLAALLSRQGIACVVIEADEAYCTGSRAICISRRSQEILGWVGADAPLVGKGLGWVGGRSHFRETEVLHFQMPSEPTQRFAPMVNIQQFYVEAYAHQAMGEGGAVFWNHRVRAVQPQADGVDLTIDTPAGERRLRADWLVACDGGRSTVREQMGLQLEGTQYEGRYVIVDIRQKTHRAVERLAWFDPPSNPGSTILMHRQPDEVWRIDYQIRDDEDPAEAVKPENVLPRVQSHLQMIGETEPWEPLWISIYNAKCLTLPRYRYGRVCFAGDAAHLVPIFGVRGLNSGLDDAGNLAWKLARVVRGQSPEALLESYSTERVHATHENLAYGAKSTEFMAPPDFAFRLMREAALRLAVDDPHVRALINPRQSAPIAYTGSVLNVADDGAWANNVAAPGSPAPEALLRGPQGETHLSRRYGQGFVCLVFGGAAPALPEGVEAVCITAAMDVHGQAWQRHGLQGPDEAALVLVRPDGYVMGRWHGLDPRPVAQALATTGVFA; encoded by the coding sequence ATGAACCCGACCCTTCCCGAACGCATTCCCGTGGCCATCGCCGGCGGCGGCCCGGTGGGCCTCACGCTGGCGGCGCTGCTCTCGCGCCAGGGCATCGCCTGCGTGGTGATCGAAGCCGACGAGGCCTATTGCACCGGCAGCCGGGCCATCTGCATCTCGCGCCGCTCGCAGGAGATCCTGGGCTGGGTCGGGGCCGATGCGCCGCTGGTGGGCAAGGGCCTGGGCTGGGTCGGCGGGCGCAGCCACTTCCGCGAGACCGAGGTGCTGCACTTCCAGATGCCCAGCGAGCCCACGCAGCGCTTCGCGCCCATGGTCAACATCCAGCAGTTCTACGTCGAGGCCTACGCGCACCAGGCCATGGGCGAGGGCGGCGCGGTGTTCTGGAACCACCGTGTGCGCGCGGTGCAGCCGCAGGCCGACGGCGTGGACCTCACGATCGACACGCCCGCCGGCGAGCGCCGGCTGCGCGCCGACTGGCTCGTGGCCTGCGACGGCGGCCGCAGCACGGTGCGCGAGCAAATGGGCCTGCAGCTCGAAGGCACCCAGTACGAGGGCCGCTACGTGATCGTGGACATCCGCCAGAAAACGCACCGCGCGGTGGAGCGCCTGGCCTGGTTCGACCCGCCGTCCAACCCCGGCTCGACCATCCTCATGCACCGCCAGCCCGACGAGGTCTGGCGCATCGACTACCAGATCCGCGACGACGAAGACCCGGCCGAAGCCGTCAAGCCCGAGAACGTGCTGCCGCGCGTGCAGAGCCACCTGCAGATGATCGGCGAGACCGAGCCCTGGGAGCCGCTGTGGATCTCGATCTACAACGCCAAGTGCCTCACGCTGCCGCGCTACCGCTATGGGCGCGTGTGCTTCGCGGGCGACGCCGCGCACCTGGTGCCGATCTTCGGCGTGCGCGGGCTCAACTCGGGCCTGGACGACGCGGGCAACCTCGCGTGGAAGCTCGCACGCGTGGTGCGCGGCCAGTCGCCCGAGGCGCTGCTGGAGAGCTACAGCACCGAGCGCGTGCACGCCACGCACGAGAACCTTGCCTACGGCGCCAAGAGCACCGAGTTCATGGCGCCGCCCGATTTCGCCTTCCGCCTCATGCGCGAGGCCGCGCTGCGGCTCGCGGTCGACGACCCGCACGTGCGCGCGCTGATCAACCCGCGCCAATCGGCGCCCATCGCGTACACCGGCTCGGTGCTCAACGTGGCCGACGACGGCGCCTGGGCGAACAACGTCGCTGCGCCCGGCTCGCCCGCTCCCGAAGCGCTGCTGCGCGGCCCGCAGGGCGAGACCCACCTGAGCCGCCGCTACGGCCAGGGCTTCGTGTGCCTGGTGTTCGGCGGCGCCGCGCCGGCCCTGCCCGAGGGCGTGGAGGCGGTGTGCATCACGGCCGCCATGGACGTGCACGGCCAGGCCTGGCAGCGCCACGGCCTGCAAGGGCCCGACGAGGCCGCGCTGGTGCTGGTGCGCCCCGACGGCTACGTGATGGGCCGCTGGCACGGCCTCGATCCGCGCCCCGTGGCGCAGGCGCTCGCCACCACCGGAGTGTTCGCATGA
- a CDS encoding MarR family winged helix-turn-helix transcriptional regulator: MKPARPLGEQLTWRLHRLGKLTDRATAQAYADELGLGVAEGRALAAVGAFGPLSVNDLAAHAHLDKAQASRAAQMLVARELVLKSASDTDARAVVLSLSRRGAQLHQRAMALIERRNREIMGCLSAAERKTLLEMIDRLIAHAGAGGKTP; the protein is encoded by the coding sequence ATGAAGCCCGCGCGGCCGCTGGGCGAGCAGCTCACCTGGCGGCTGCACCGCCTGGGCAAGCTCACCGACCGCGCCACCGCGCAGGCCTATGCCGACGAGCTCGGGCTGGGCGTGGCCGAGGGCCGTGCGCTCGCGGCCGTGGGCGCGTTCGGTCCGTTGTCGGTCAACGACCTTGCCGCGCACGCCCACCTCGACAAGGCCCAGGCCAGCCGCGCTGCGCAGATGCTGGTGGCACGCGAGCTGGTGCTCAAGAGCGCGAGCGACACCGACGCGCGGGCCGTGGTGCTCAGCCTGTCGCGCCGCGGGGCGCAGCTGCACCAGCGCGCCATGGCGCTGATCGAGCGCCGCAACCGCGAGATCATGGGCTGCCTGAGCGCGGCCGAGCGCAAGACGCTGCTGGAGATGATCGACCGCCTGATTGCCCATGCAGGGGCGGGCGGAAAAACACCTTGA
- a CDS encoding GAF domain-containing protein, with product MKMNPFAPSDFGPDSISVRVSELLVATADNTDEGIDRSIGEVLKLLRERMGMDVVFVSEFVNGERVFRKVDQAPGVKVIAEGEGAPLEQSWCQRVVDGRLPQYIADAKKEPAAAPLLKELPFPIGTHLSTPLVLGNGEVYGTLCCFSFEPNGHVSFEDLTRLKLTAKLAAQRLESRRQAQASAPAPARRAAGGVPDWQLKPK from the coding sequence ATGAAGATGAATCCCTTTGCTCCTTCCGATTTCGGCCCCGACAGCATCTCGGTGCGGGTGTCCGAACTGCTCGTGGCCACCGCCGACAACACCGACGAAGGCATCGACCGCTCGATCGGCGAGGTGCTCAAGCTGCTGCGCGAACGCATGGGCATGGACGTGGTGTTTGTCTCCGAGTTCGTCAATGGCGAGCGCGTGTTCCGCAAGGTCGACCAGGCCCCGGGCGTGAAGGTGATCGCGGAAGGCGAGGGCGCGCCACTCGAGCAGAGCTGGTGCCAGCGCGTGGTCGATGGCCGCCTGCCGCAGTACATCGCCGATGCGAAGAAGGAGCCCGCGGCCGCGCCCCTGCTCAAGGAGTTGCCGTTTCCCATCGGCACCCACCTGAGCACGCCGCTGGTGCTCGGCAACGGCGAGGTCTATGGCACCTTGTGCTGCTTCAGCTTCGAGCCCAACGGACACGTGAGCTTCGAGGACCTCACGCGGCTCAAGCTCACGGCCAAGCTGGCCGCGCAGCGCCTGGAAAGCCGCCGGCAGGCCCAGGCCAGCGCCCCGGCACCGGCGCGCCGGGCCGCCGGGGGCGTGCCCGACTGGCAGCTCAAGCCCAAGTGA